The Quercus robur chromosome 7, dhQueRobu3.1, whole genome shotgun sequence genome has a segment encoding these proteins:
- the LOC126693392 gene encoding probable disease resistance protein At4g27220 — translation MEEIANSILAKFGEFLVKPLVKQFWLLIHHKSNLENLKEQSRTLCAERADLQLKVDRARWNGEVISPVVKLWVQDVDKIIEGLPRFIEEANRIAESGWFPNLKSRYSMSRKAKKMTRAIVNLLQKKFDSVSHSAAPQGIGSSSIEGFKGFQSRTKLTIRVLEALRDDKINMIAICGMGGIGKTTMAKEVAKRAKDDKLFDEVAIAVVSQNQDLRRIQGQIAEMLGLKLVEENSLVRKERLKKRLMDNKSILVILDDVWDVLDLEAVGIPYGGQHNRCKILLTSRSEEACIQMKTQKIFPIKVLTEEEAWSLLRDKAGNCIDTPNLRPIAKEVAKECGGLPVAIITVGRALENKSKVEWNAALQQLKKSIPKNIPGLDSKVYSSMELSYNYLGSDEAKSCLLLCCLFPEDHDIPIEYLVRYGMGRRLFERIDNVAEARNRVHAIVKNLKRLSLLLDGGKVECVKMHDVVRDFAISKAEEPGFLVESDNKMEEWPEKDKYGQYKAISLMSREMKNHPEDIECPKLELLQLSCSKLTTQIFPANLFKGMKELKVLSMQGMSFLSLPQSIRVLENLRTLHLDYCKFEDVSAIGALKKLEMLSFFGSRIGELPRETKNLSHLKLLDLSKCFDLQRIPPGLLSSLSRLEELYMGEVLMEWEPTEGNREGEGSNASLAELMSFSHRLMALEICIQNPKSFPKDFLFKNHMTRFHIFIGNLISGGFYRPPLTNQFQYQSHDYLFENNLVLWGVDMREIPESPMLHQLLQKSEILELREVKNLKNILYELDQKGFQCLKVLSVRHSKDVEYVIDTTSDQTLQSALPILESLQLSYLIELKEICHGLSKCSSLKNVRSDSQLAFFGNLKSLRLSKCSRLKNVFTLSIARGLVKLQELEIERCDYMEEIFPKEGEENEMAFDRIKFPQLTSIRIYCLPKLIGFCAAGDPAVKISHKLFSSKTILWSLNLENLKLNEADSLRVIFDLEGLKVDHDHQRLAVLAQLKTLGLWSLSKLREVWNNVPRGVQGFQNLTSIIVDRCHCLSYLFPSSVAKLLVELQSITVDECAAIENIVQRDGEEEEADIIVFPKLTSFDLIGLPSLVSLSTGAYSFAWLSMKKIDMKSCPKVKTFGSEIWSLKKQKKTNGDRSTTKKSQRSSSVNKERTLTKLKDPRASDIDNPSKIQSLFPSHIIERLKNLESIVLQGCQLLEVIFQLEELNFEESEVASVLDQLRELNLYNLPKLMHIWKKGPERIRGFGNLRLLVVWECNNLTYLFSPSIAKLLVMLEEIQVTKCKKIEEILIRAREEEKEEKSLFHKVNSILLRDLPNLKCFCNEANAFEWPSLKKMMVIRCPNLRRFVPSNLKTPELEGVYEDIEFKTSQWKGDLNATIEHIFKRKGKQVDQET, via the exons atggaagAAATTGCTAATTCAATTCTAGCAAAATTTGGAGAATTCTTGGTGAAACCCCTTGTAAAACAGTTTTGGCTTCTGATTCACCACAAAAGCAACTTGGAGAATCTCAAAGAACAATCTCGGACGCTGTGTGCTGAGAGGGCTGATTTGCAATTAAAGGTTGACAGAGCCAGATGGAATGGAGAGGTAATCTCACCTGTGGTTAAGTTGTGGGTACAAGATGTGGATAAGATCATTGAAGGTCTGCCGAGATTCATAGAAGAAGCAAATAGGATAGCCGAGAGTGGGTGGTTTCCAAATCTGAAGTCCCGTTATTCCATGAGTAGGAAAGCTAAGAAGATGACCCGGGCCATTGTTAATCTTCTACAGAAGAAATTTGATAGTGTATCGCATTCTGCAGCTCCACAGGGAATAGGATCATCATCCATAGAAGGTTTTAAGGGTTTTCAATCAAGAACAAAATTGACAATCAGAGTTTTAGAGGCTCTAAGGGATGACAAGATCAACATGATTGCAATATGCGGTATGGGGGGGATAGGAAAAACAACAATGGCAAAAGAGGTAGCGAAAAGAGCAAAAGATGATAAGTTATTTGATGAAGTTGCAATAGCAGTGGTGTCCCAGAATCAAGACTTGAGAAGGATTCAAGGTCAAATTGCGGAGATGCTAGGTTTGAAACTTGTTGAAGAGAATTCacttgtaagaaaagaaagattaaaaaaaagactaatGGATAACAAGAGTATCCTTGTAATATTGGATGATGTTTGGGATGTACTTGATCTAGAGGCAGTAGGAATTCCTTATGGAGGACAGCACAATAGATGCAAAATCTTGTTGACATCACGAAGTGAAGAAGCTTGCATTCAAATGAAAACTCAGAAGATTTTTCCAATCAAAGTCTTAACTGAAGAAGAAGCGTGGAGTCTTTTGAGAGATAAGGCAGGTAATTGTATTGATACTCCCAATCTACGTCCAATAGCAAAGGAGGTTGCAAAGGAATGTGGAGGTCTACCTGTTGCTATTATAACTGTTGGAAGAGCGCTAGAAAACAAAAGCAAGGTAGAGTGGAATGCTGCTCTTCAGCAGCTTAAAAAGTCTATCCCGAAAAATATTCCTGGTCTAGATTCAAAGGTCTATTCCAGCATGGAGCTCAGTTACAATTATTTAGGAAGTGATGAAGCTAAGTCATGCCTTTTGCTATGCTGTTTATTTCCAGAAGATCATGATATTCCCATTGAATATTTGGTCAGATATGGAATGGGACGAAGGTTGTTTGAAAGGATTGATAATGTGGCAGAAGCAAGAAATAGAGTTCATGCAATTgttaaaaatcttaaaagatTGTCTCTACTGTTGGATGGTGGGAAGGTAGAATGTGTCAAAATGCATGATGTTGTACGGGATTTTGCCATATCAAAGGCAGAGGAACCTGGTTTTCTGGTAGAAAGTGATAATAAAATGGAAGAATGGCCAGAGAAAGATAAATATGGACAGTATAAAGCAATTTCCCTTATGTCCCGAGAAATGAAAAATCATCCTGAAGACATAGAGTGTCCGAAACTTGAGCTTCTGCAGCTATCATGTAGCAAACTTACTACACAGATTTTCCCAGCCAATCTTTTTAAAGGGATGAAGGAACTGAAGGTATTGTCTATGCAAGGTATGTCCTTTCTGTCACTACCACAATCAATCCGGGTTCTTGAGAACCTTCGGACACTGCATTTGGATTATTGTAAATTCGAAGATGTATCTGCAATTGGAGCACTTAAGAAACTAGAAATGCTTAGCTTTTTTGGTTCTAGAATCGGGGAGTTGCCGAGAGAAACCAAAAATCTAAGTCACTTAAAGTTGCTAGATCTGTCAAAATGCTTTGATCTTCAACGAATTCCACCTGGTCTCCTATCGAGTTTATCTCGACTAGAAGAGTTGTATATGGGAGAAGTCCTTATGGAATGGGAACCTACTGAAGGCaacagagagggagagggatCCAATGCAAGCCTTGCTGAACTAATGTCTTTCTCCCATCGTTTAATGGCTTTAGAAATTTGTATACAAAACCCCAAGTCGTTCCCAAAAGACTTTCTCTTCAAAAATCATATGACAagatttcatatatttattggtAATCTGATAAGTGGTGGATTTTATAGGCCCCCACTTACTAATCAATTCCAATATCAGTCACAtgattatttgtttgaaaacaATTTGGTACTTTGGGGAGTTGACATGCGTGAGATTCCAGAGAGTCCGATGCTTCATCAACTCTTACAGAAatctgaaattttagaattgagggaagtaaaaaatttaaaaaatattctgTATGAGTTAGACCAAAAGGGTTTTCAATGCTTGAAGGTTCTAAGTGTTCGTCATAGTAAGGATGTAGAATATGTAATTGATACCACATCAGATCAAACTCTACAATCTGCGTTGCCTATCCTGGAGTCACTGCAACTGTCTTATTTGAttgaattaaaagaaatatgtCATGGGCTATCAAAATGCAGTAGTTTGAAAAATGTCAGATCAGACTCACAGCTTGCTTTTTTTGGCAACCTCAAATCTCTTCGGCTATCGAAATGCAGCCGTTTGAAAAATGTCTTTACATTGTCCATAGCGAGAGGTTTGGTTAAACTCCAAGAGTTAGAGATAGAACGGTGTGATTACATGGAAGAAATTTTTCCCaaggaaggagaagaaaatgaaatggcATTTGATAGGATCAAGTTTCCACAATTAACATCAATACGCATATACTGTCTACCAAAACTCATTGGTTTTTGTGCAGCTGGGGATCCTGCAGTTAAAATTTCTCATAAATTGTTTTCATCCAAGACAATCCTGTGGTCACTGAATTTAGAAAATCTTAAATTAAATGAGGCTGATTCACTAAGAGTGATATTTGATCTTGAAGGACTAAAGGTCGACCATGACCACCAAAGATTGGCAGTACTTGCTCAATTGAAAACTTTAGGCTTATGGAGTTTATCTAAGTTGAGAGAAGTGTGGAACAACGTTCCACGAGGTGTTCAGGGTTTTCAAAACCTAACATCAATTATAGTAGATAGATGTCACTGTCTAAGTTACCTATTCCCATCTTCTGTTGCAAAACTACTTGTGGAACTTCAAAGCATTACGGTTGATGAGTGTGCTGCAATTGAAAACATCGTTCAAAGAGatggagaggaagaggaagCAGATATCATTGTGTTCCCTAAATTGACTTCCTTCGACTTAATAGGACTGCCAAGTCTAGTGAGTCTTTCTACTGGAGCTTATTCTTTTGCATGGCTATCCATGAAGAAGATCGATATGAAAAGTTGTCCCAAAGTGAAAACATTTGGTTCAGAAATTTGGAGCCTAAAAAAGCAGAAGAAAACCAATGGGGATCGAAGCACCACCAAAAAATCACAAAGAAGCTCCTCAGTGAACAAAGAG CGTACTTTGACTAAGCTGAAGGATCCAAGAGCTAGTGATATCGACAATCCCTCAAAGATACAGTCACTTTTTCCATCACATATAATTGAGCGCTTAAAGAATCTAGAATCGATTGTATTACAGGGTTGCCAGTTGCTGGAAGTTATATTTCAACTTGAAGAACTAAATTTTGAGGAAAGTGAAGTAGCATCAGTTCTTGATCAGTTAAGAGAATTGAATCTATATAATTTACCAAAACTAATGCACATATGGAAGAAGGGTCCAGAAAGGATCAGAGGTTTTGGAAACTTGAGATTGTTAGTAGTATGGGAATGTAACAATCTGACATATTTGTTCTCACCATCCATAGCAAAATTGCTTGTGATGTTAGAGGAAATACAAGTTactaaatgtaaaaaaattgaagaaatcctTATAAGAGctagggaagaagaaaaagaagaaaaaagtttgTTCCACAAAGTGAACTCAATCTTGCTCAGGGACTTACCAAATCTGAAGTGTTTTTGCAATGAAGCCAATGCTTTTGAGTGGCCATCCCTAAAGAAAATGATGGTAATTAGATGTCCCAATTTAAGGAGGTTTGTTCCATCCAATCTAAAGACACCTGAGCTGGAAGGAGTATATGAAGACATCGAATTCAAAACAAGTCAGTGGAAGGGAGATCTTAATGCCACCATAGAGCACATATTCAAACGAAAG GGAAAACAGGTGGATCAGGAGACGTAG